The Sinomonas sp. P10A9 genome includes a window with the following:
- a CDS encoding hotdog fold thioesterase: MSEVAPAHTLAHPILTDDFATEWMGLKVLELGDGTATVSATLRREMLNGFGIAHGGMLFAIADSAFALACNPHAPAEDHNTITVAAGVDVNFLAPAHEGETITAVAAQRAQAGRSGVYDVQVFASPAGSAHTADAPGRLVAEFRGRSRTIPRR; this comes from the coding sequence ATGAGCGAAGTTGCTCCCGCCCACACGCTTGCCCACCCGATCCTCACCGACGACTTCGCGACGGAGTGGATGGGCCTGAAGGTCCTGGAACTGGGCGACGGCACAGCGACCGTCTCCGCGACGCTCCGCCGGGAGATGCTCAACGGCTTCGGGATCGCCCACGGGGGGATGCTCTTCGCGATCGCCGACTCGGCCTTCGCGCTCGCGTGCAACCCGCACGCCCCCGCCGAGGACCACAACACCATCACCGTTGCCGCAGGCGTGGACGTGAACTTCCTGGCACCCGCCCACGAGGGCGAGACCATCACAGCTGTCGCCGCCCAGCGCGCCCAGGCTGGCCGCAGCGGCGTGTACGACGTGCAGGTCTTCGCCTCGCCGGCAGGAAGCGCGCACACCGCCGATGCCCCCGGCCGCCTCGTCGCCGAGTTCCGGGGCCGCTCCCGCACCATCCCCAGGCGCTAG
- the paaK gene encoding phenylacetate--CoA ligase PaaK, whose translation MSRDEIEALQLTRLKETVKYAYERVPHYTRKFDAAGVRPEDLKELDDLAKFPYTTKEDLREEYPFGMFAVPMNEVTRIHASSGTTGRPTVVGYTRQDLDNWASIVARCFRAAGVRPGMKVHNAYGYGLFTGGLGAHSGIEKLGATVIPMSGGQTEKQIQLIEDFAPDAICCTPTYLLTIGDAMRHKGIDPRKTSLKYAVLGAEPWTNEMRTELEEMFDLKASDIYGLSEVMGPGVAGESVETQDGSHIWEDHFRPEIVDPFDLAKTMSDGETGELVFTSLTKQALPIIRYRTKDLSTLLPGTARPGHRRMGRISGRTDDMIILRGVNLFPSQIEEIALRIPELSPHFQLILTRPEGHRMDSLTVKIEPRDGTTPEQRQAAGATLRQQIKIHVGSSCVIDVVEPGSLERSNGKLRRIYDLRSQA comes from the coding sequence ATGAGCCGCGACGAGATCGAGGCCCTCCAGCTGACCCGCCTGAAGGAGACCGTCAAGTACGCGTACGAACGCGTGCCGCACTACACGCGCAAGTTCGACGCGGCCGGCGTGCGCCCCGAGGACCTCAAGGAGCTCGACGACCTCGCCAAGTTCCCCTACACGACGAAGGAGGACCTCCGCGAGGAGTACCCCTTCGGGATGTTCGCGGTGCCGATGAACGAGGTGACCCGCATCCACGCCTCCTCGGGCACGACGGGCCGCCCCACCGTGGTCGGCTACACGCGGCAGGACCTCGACAACTGGGCCTCGATCGTGGCCCGCTGCTTCCGCGCCGCGGGCGTACGCCCGGGCATGAAGGTCCACAACGCGTACGGCTACGGCCTCTTCACGGGCGGCCTCGGCGCCCACTCCGGCATCGAGAAGCTCGGCGCGACCGTCATCCCGATGTCCGGCGGCCAGACCGAGAAGCAGATACAGCTCATCGAGGACTTCGCCCCGGACGCGATCTGCTGCACGCCCACCTACCTCCTCACCATCGGTGACGCGATGAGGCACAAGGGCATCGACCCTCGCAAGACTTCCCTCAAGTACGCCGTGCTCGGCGCCGAGCCGTGGACCAACGAGATGCGCACGGAGCTCGAGGAGATGTTCGACCTCAAGGCGTCCGACATCTACGGCCTCTCCGAGGTCATGGGCCCGGGCGTGGCCGGCGAGTCCGTCGAGACACAGGACGGCTCCCACATCTGGGAGGACCACTTCCGCCCGGAGATCGTGGACCCGTTCGATCTGGCCAAGACGATGTCCGACGGCGAGACGGGCGAGCTTGTCTTCACGTCCCTGACCAAGCAGGCCCTGCCGATCATCCGGTACCGCACCAAGGACCTCTCCACGCTGCTCCCGGGCACCGCGCGTCCGGGCCACCGCCGCATGGGCCGCATCTCGGGCCGCACGGACGACATGATCATCCTGCGCGGGGTGAACCTGTTCCCGTCGCAGATCGAAGAGATCGCCCTGCGGATCCCCGAGCTGAGCCCGCACTTCCAGCTCATCCTCACGCGCCCCGAGGGGCATCGCATGGACTCGCTCACGGTCAAGATCGAGCCCCGCGACGGCACGACCCCGGAGCAGCGCCAGGCCGCCGGCGCAACGCTGCGCCAGCAGATCAAGATCCACGTCGGGTCCTCGTGTGTGATCGATGTCGTGGAGCCCGGCTCGCTCGAGCGCTCGAACGGCAAGCTCCGCCGCATCTACGACCTGCGCAGTCAGGCGTAG
- a CDS encoding TetR/AcrR family transcriptional regulator — translation MPTTTTDADGRVPSGPTPSGNVPSGRRGRPGYDQQSVLNVAVEVFNRHGYDATSMGILAENLGISKSAIYHHVPSKEDLLSLALEQALGGLESVWEAPASQSGTAEERLEFVVRSTVGVLVDRLPFVTLLLRVRGNTETERAALERRRGFDRKVAGLIDEARAEGTVRTDIDPRTVARLLFGTINSIVEWYRPGGSLTPQRLADDVVTVLFDGLHTRN, via the coding sequence ATGCCCACGACCACAACAGATGCCGACGGACGCGTGCCGTCCGGTCCAACGCCCTCCGGAAACGTGCCGTCCGGACGGCGGGGGCGCCCGGGCTACGACCAGCAGTCCGTGCTGAATGTGGCGGTCGAGGTCTTCAACCGCCACGGCTACGACGCGACCTCGATGGGGATCCTCGCCGAGAACCTGGGCATCTCGAAGTCGGCGATCTACCACCACGTGCCCTCCAAGGAGGACCTGCTCTCCCTCGCGCTCGAGCAGGCGCTCGGTGGTCTCGAGTCCGTGTGGGAGGCGCCCGCCTCGCAGTCCGGGACCGCCGAGGAGCGGCTCGAGTTCGTGGTCCGCTCCACGGTGGGCGTGCTGGTGGACAGGCTGCCTTTCGTCACCCTGCTCCTGCGCGTGCGCGGGAACACCGAGACGGAGCGGGCGGCCCTCGAGCGCAGGCGCGGGTTCGACCGCAAGGTCGCCGGGCTCATCGACGAGGCGCGCGCCGAGGGGACGGTGCGCACCGACATCGACCCGCGCACGGTCGCTCGCCTCCTCTTCGGCACGATCAACTCGATCGTCGAGTGGTACCGGCCCGGCGGCTCCCTCACCCCGCAGCGGCTCGCGGACGACGTCGTGACCGTCCTCTTCGACGGTCTGCACACGCGCAACTGA
- a CDS encoding phospholipase C: MSKFSIRAAAATSAFALTAATVGGAVAALPAQAASSTATPIKHVVVIFGENVSFDHYFATYPNAANTAGERVQGTGTAASSFTAAANTPKNINTLENANLLAPNNPNSVQPARLSPAQAVTCDQNHEYTAEQKAYNGGLMNKFVENTSTDTCKAPMYSAPGLTMDYYDGNTVTGLWNYAQHFAMSDNSFSDTFGPSTPGALNLVAGQTHGVTSVDAFTGKPTATPDPYTVKSPNAAGVGTMTEDPDPAFDDCSDNSHAKSFALASMSGKNVGDLLNDKNVSWGWFQGGFTPNGTKKIGGTDYAQCTTAHANIVGGSRIDYNPHHEPFQYYASTSNPHHLAPASDAEIGHNGRANHQYDLTSFDKVVNSDNMPAVSFLKAPNYQDGHAAYSDPIDEQKFVVEQINAIQKSQNWDSTAIVLAYDDSDGWYDHVATKVLNASNDPKEDAAWCMDAAKAGAPILNGYADRCGPGPRQPLLVVSPFAKRNFVDHTVTQQSSILRFVEDNWGLGRLGDGSFDSIAGSLGNMFNFNAQPRHDGLILDPTTGTVVQPAYCAGNNGLHLGQGGSCS, encoded by the coding sequence ATGTCGAAGTTCAGCATCCGTGCCGCGGCAGCAACGAGCGCGTTCGCGCTCACAGCTGCCACGGTTGGAGGGGCCGTCGCTGCCCTGCCCGCGCAGGCCGCGTCGTCTACAGCCACACCCATCAAGCATGTCGTCGTGATCTTCGGGGAGAACGTCTCGTTCGACCACTACTTCGCGACCTACCCGAACGCCGCCAACACCGCCGGTGAGAGGGTCCAGGGAACGGGAACCGCGGCGTCGTCCTTCACGGCCGCCGCCAACACGCCCAAGAACATCAACACGCTCGAGAACGCGAACCTGCTCGCGCCGAACAACCCCAACTCGGTCCAGCCCGCGCGCCTCTCGCCCGCCCAGGCCGTGACGTGTGACCAGAACCACGAGTACACCGCCGAGCAGAAGGCCTACAACGGCGGCCTCATGAACAAGTTCGTCGAGAACACGAGCACGGACACGTGCAAGGCTCCCATGTACTCCGCGCCCGGCCTCACCATGGACTACTACGACGGCAACACCGTCACGGGCCTCTGGAACTACGCCCAGCACTTCGCGATGAGCGACAACAGCTTCAGCGACACGTTCGGGCCGTCCACGCCGGGCGCGCTCAACCTTGTGGCTGGTCAGACCCACGGCGTCACGAGCGTCGATGCGTTCACGGGCAAGCCGACCGCCACCCCTGACCCCTACACGGTCAAGTCCCCGAACGCCGCCGGCGTCGGCACCATGACCGAGGACCCGGATCCGGCCTTCGACGACTGCTCGGACAACAGCCACGCCAAGTCCTTCGCGCTCGCATCGATGAGCGGCAAGAACGTCGGCGACCTGCTCAACGATAAGAACGTCTCGTGGGGCTGGTTCCAGGGCGGCTTCACGCCGAACGGCACCAAGAAGATCGGCGGCACCGACTACGCGCAGTGCACCACCGCGCACGCGAACATCGTCGGCGGCTCCCGGATCGACTACAACCCGCACCACGAGCCGTTCCAGTACTACGCGTCGACGTCGAACCCCCACCACCTCGCCCCGGCGAGCGACGCCGAGATCGGCCACAACGGCCGGGCCAACCACCAGTACGACCTGACGTCGTTCGACAAGGTGGTCAACTCGGACAACATGCCGGCCGTGTCGTTCCTCAAGGCGCCGAACTACCAGGACGGGCACGCCGCGTACTCCGACCCGATCGACGAGCAGAAGTTCGTGGTCGAGCAGATCAACGCGATCCAGAAGTCGCAAAACTGGGACTCCACCGCGATCGTCCTCGCCTACGATGACTCCGACGGCTGGTACGACCACGTCGCGACGAAGGTCCTCAACGCGTCGAACGACCCGAAGGAAGACGCCGCGTGGTGCATGGATGCCGCGAAGGCAGGCGCGCCAATCCTCAATGGCTACGCCGACCGCTGCGGCCCCGGCCCGCGCCAGCCGCTCCTCGTGGTCTCGCCGTTCGCGAAGCGCAACTTCGTCGACCACACGGTCACGCAGCAGTCCTCGATCCTGCGCTTCGTCGAGGACAACTGGGGCCTCGGCCGCCTCGGCGACGGTTCGTTCGACTCGATCGCCGGCTCGCTGGGGAACATGTTCAACTTCAACGCACAGCCCCGCCACGACGGCCTGATCCTCGACCCGACGACGGGTACCGTGGTCCAGCCCGCCTACTGTGCCGGCAACAACGGCCTGCACCTCGGCCAGGGCGGCTCCTGCAGCTAG
- a CDS encoding DUF427 domain-containing protein, translating to MAVRISHELKRLGPQLRYEPTPKRLRARFGDAPVLDSRRAVVLWEPERYLPVHAVPEDDVVARLEPLGAESGPAPHLPGPASSPYPFSPHTADGEPLTVVVGGTDGARLPDAAFRLADPDLAGYVAFDTDAFTWFEEDEPVIGHPRDPFSRIDMRATGVRMRVTLDGVVLAESSETVRLFEGRLPPRTYFRPEDVVWDRLEPDSLRTICPYKGVAVYWSAPGLGDGRPLAWSYGAGAPGLPGFPEMAQIHGRVAFFDERVDTEADGAAVPRPQTSWT from the coding sequence ATGGCCGTCAGGATTTCCCATGAACTCAAGCGCCTCGGGCCGCAGCTGAGGTACGAGCCCACCCCGAAGCGCCTGCGCGCGCGATTCGGCGACGCTCCCGTGCTCGACTCGCGGCGCGCCGTCGTCCTCTGGGAACCCGAGCGGTACCTGCCGGTCCACGCGGTACCCGAGGACGACGTCGTCGCGCGCCTGGAGCCACTCGGCGCGGAGTCCGGTCCGGCCCCGCATCTTCCGGGGCCGGCGAGCTCGCCCTACCCCTTCTCGCCGCACACCGCCGACGGCGAGCCGCTCACGGTCGTCGTTGGCGGCACAGACGGCGCCCGCCTGCCGGACGCGGCCTTCCGTCTGGCCGACCCGGATCTGGCCGGCTATGTCGCCTTCGATACAGACGCCTTCACATGGTTCGAGGAGGACGAGCCGGTGATCGGGCATCCGAGGGACCCGTTCAGCCGGATCGACATGCGTGCGACCGGGGTACGGATGCGCGTCACGCTCGACGGCGTGGTGCTCGCGGAGTCGTCCGAAACCGTGCGGCTCTTCGAGGGCCGGCTGCCGCCGCGAACGTACTTCCGCCCCGAGGACGTCGTCTGGGACCGCCTCGAGCCGGACTCGCTGCGCACCATCTGCCCGTACAAAGGCGTGGCCGTGTACTGGTCGGCCCCGGGCCTCGGAGACGGCAGACCTTTGGCCTGGAGCTATGGCGCCGGCGCGCCTGGCCTCCCCGGGTTCCCCGAAATGGCTCAGATCCACGGCCGTGTCGCCTTCTTCGACGAGCGTGTCGACACCGAGGCCGACGGCGCCGCCGTGCCCCGGCCCCAGACGTCATGGACCTAG
- a CDS encoding mannitol-1-phosphate 5-dehydrogenase — MSEVSGASRTAVHFGAGNIGRGFVGLLLHNAGYRLVFADVAAPLIDAINATPSYTVHEVGEGGVDHVVDGYVGVNSATNEAELVDRIADADIVTTAVGPNILKFVAPAIARGIAARPAAAGPLAVMACENAINATDILEASVRAAASEEGLDDDAVDARAVFANTAVDRIVPAQAPGQGIDVRVEPYFEWAIEQGPFGDDAPEIPGVTWVDSLGPYIERKLFTVNTGHASSAYFGRRAGAEKISDALALPEVHAKVEAVLAETKALLVAKYGFAPEQQQAYVEKILGRFANPELPDTVERVGRAPLRKLSRHERFVGPAAELAERGMPADALLEAMGAALAFDVPDDEEAMRLQAMLGGDSTDAALAEELTGLAPGHPLHDAVVTVVKEARAAQPV, encoded by the coding sequence ATGAGTGAGGTTTCCGGGGCGTCCAGGACGGCCGTACACTTCGGGGCCGGCAACATCGGCCGCGGCTTCGTGGGGCTGCTCCTGCACAACGCCGGCTACCGACTCGTGTTCGCAGACGTCGCGGCCCCGCTCATCGACGCGATCAACGCGACGCCGTCGTACACCGTGCACGAGGTGGGCGAGGGCGGCGTCGACCATGTCGTGGACGGCTACGTGGGCGTGAACTCGGCCACGAACGAGGCCGAGCTCGTTGACCGGATTGCTGATGCGGACATCGTGACCACGGCCGTGGGGCCCAACATCCTCAAGTTCGTGGCCCCGGCCATCGCGCGCGGCATCGCCGCCCGTCCGGCGGCCGCCGGCCCGCTCGCGGTCATGGCGTGCGAGAACGCGATCAACGCGACGGACATCCTCGAGGCCTCGGTGCGCGCCGCGGCCTCGGAGGAGGGGCTCGACGACGACGCCGTGGACGCGCGCGCCGTCTTCGCCAACACTGCGGTGGACCGGATCGTGCCCGCCCAGGCTCCGGGGCAAGGCATCGACGTCCGGGTCGAGCCATACTTCGAGTGGGCGATCGAGCAGGGACCGTTCGGGGACGATGCCCCCGAGATCCCCGGCGTCACGTGGGTCGACTCACTCGGGCCGTACATCGAGCGCAAGCTCTTCACCGTCAACACGGGACACGCGTCGTCGGCCTACTTCGGGAGGCGTGCTGGCGCGGAGAAGATCTCCGACGCGCTCGCGCTGCCCGAGGTCCATGCCAAGGTCGAGGCGGTCCTGGCCGAGACGAAGGCCCTCCTCGTCGCAAAGTACGGATTTGCCCCAGAGCAGCAGCAGGCATACGTCGAGAAGATCCTCGGCCGCTTCGCGAACCCTGAACTGCCGGACACCGTGGAGCGCGTGGGCCGTGCGCCCTTGCGCAAGCTTTCGCGGCACGAGCGGTTCGTGGGTCCCGCCGCGGAACTGGCCGAGCGCGGGATGCCCGCCGATGCGCTGCTCGAGGCGATGGGGGCGGCCCTCGCCTTCGATGTGCCCGACGACGAGGAAGCCATGCGCCTTCAGGCGATGCTCGGCGGGGATTCGACGGATGCCGCACTGGCTGAGGAGCTCACGGGACTTGCCCCCGGTCACCCGCTGCACGACGCGGTCGTCACGGTCGTCAAGGAGGCACGCGCCGCGCAGCCCGTCTGA
- a CDS encoding PTS mannitol transporter subunit IICBA, whose product MSTTAAPSRLHTARAGVQRFGTFLSGMIMPNIGAFIAWGLITALFIEKGYIPIGALGGFGKDAAGVPYVGLVGPMITYLLPLLIAYTGGKAVYDVRGGVVGAIGTMGVIIGAGIPMFIGAMIMGPLGGWTMKKLDAIWTHKIRPGFEMLINNFSAGIWGALLALVGFYAISPVVVYLTERASDGVHFLVDSNLLPLTSILIEPAKVLFLNNAINHGVLTPLGIQQSLDSGKSILFLLEANPGPGLGVLLAYSFFGKGAAKASAPGAAIIHFLGGIHEIYFPYVLMKPILILATIGGGMTGIATLAITQSGLVAPAAPGSILAVLAQTARGSYFGVILSVLLACTVSFVIASVILRTSKDKGEGDLAAATTQMEGMKGKKSMASSLLVGGGTAGGVALATDIKNIVFACDAGMGSSAMGASVLRNKIKAAGHGDVKVTNAAIANLTDTYDLVVVHQDLALRAGQKTPSAQLVTVDNFMGSPKYDEIVALLDEQAANGYGEAPTAGDVAPSPAADAVTAPAAGTTRPAQVLRRESVVLAGAAGDMSGAIDEAGRLLKDAGAVDDAYIASMHERERSVSTYMGNFLAIPHGTNEAKDHIQSSAVTFARYAQPIDWNGKPVKFVVGIAGKGKEHLGILAKIAKVFGDKEQVAQLESAATVDEILDILGKVNA is encoded by the coding sequence ATGTCGACCACAGCAGCGCCGTCGCGCCTGCACACGGCCCGCGCCGGGGTGCAGAGATTCGGTACCTTCCTCTCAGGCATGATCATGCCGAACATCGGCGCGTTCATCGCCTGGGGCCTCATTACCGCCCTCTTCATCGAGAAGGGCTACATCCCGATCGGAGCCCTCGGCGGGTTCGGGAAGGATGCGGCCGGCGTGCCCTATGTCGGGCTCGTCGGGCCGATGATCACCTACCTCCTTCCCCTGCTCATCGCCTACACGGGCGGCAAGGCCGTCTACGACGTCCGCGGCGGCGTCGTCGGGGCCATCGGGACCATGGGCGTCATCATCGGCGCGGGGATTCCTATGTTCATCGGCGCGATGATCATGGGTCCCCTCGGCGGCTGGACCATGAAGAAGCTCGACGCCATCTGGACGCACAAGATCAGGCCCGGCTTCGAGATGCTCATCAACAACTTCTCGGCCGGCATCTGGGGCGCGCTGCTCGCGCTCGTGGGCTTCTACGCGATCAGCCCGGTCGTCGTGTACCTGACGGAAAGGGCGAGTGACGGGGTCCACTTCCTCGTCGACAGCAATCTCCTGCCGCTTACCTCGATCCTCATCGAGCCGGCCAAGGTCCTGTTCCTCAACAACGCCATCAACCACGGCGTCCTTACGCCGCTCGGTATTCAGCAGTCCCTCGACTCGGGCAAGTCCATCCTGTTCCTCCTCGAGGCGAATCCCGGCCCGGGCCTCGGCGTCCTGCTCGCCTACTCCTTCTTCGGCAAGGGGGCCGCGAAGGCGTCCGCGCCTGGCGCCGCGATCATCCACTTCCTCGGCGGGATCCACGAGATCTACTTCCCGTACGTGCTCATGAAGCCGATCCTCATCCTCGCCACGATCGGGGGCGGCATGACGGGCATCGCTACCCTCGCGATCACCCAGTCCGGTCTCGTGGCGCCTGCTGCTCCGGGCTCGATACTCGCGGTCCTGGCCCAGACGGCGAGGGGTAGCTACTTCGGCGTGATCCTTTCGGTGCTTCTCGCCTGCACCGTTTCATTCGTCATCGCCTCGGTCATCCTGCGCACGTCCAAGGACAAGGGCGAGGGCGACCTTGCCGCCGCCACGACGCAGATGGAGGGCATGAAGGGCAAGAAGTCCATGGCCTCGAGCCTGCTTGTCGGCGGTGGGACGGCGGGCGGCGTTGCACTCGCCACCGACATCAAGAACATCGTGTTCGCGTGCGATGCCGGCATGGGCTCCTCCGCGATGGGGGCCTCGGTGCTCCGCAACAAGATCAAGGCCGCCGGCCATGGCGATGTGAAGGTCACGAATGCCGCCATCGCGAACCTCACCGACACGTACGATCTGGTCGTGGTCCACCAGGACCTCGCCCTGCGCGCCGGGCAGAAGACGCCGAGCGCCCAACTCGTGACGGTCGACAACTTCATGGGCAGCCCGAAGTACGACGAGATCGTCGCGCTGCTGGACGAGCAGGCCGCCAACGGGTACGGCGAAGCGCCGACGGCCGGTGACGTCGCGCCGTCGCCCGCAGCCGACGCCGTGACCGCGCCCGCCGCGGGTACCACGCGCCCGGCACAGGTGCTGCGGCGTGAGTCGGTCGTCCTGGCCGGCGCCGCGGGTGACATGTCCGGTGCCATCGACGAGGCGGGAAGGCTCCTGAAGGATGCCGGCGCAGTCGACGACGCCTACATCGCGTCGATGCACGAGCGCGAGCGGTCCGTCTCGACCTATATGGGCAACTTCCTCGCCATCCCGCACGGCACGAACGAGGCCAAGGACCACATCCAGTCCTCGGCCGTCACGTTCGCCCGGTACGCGCAGCCGATCGACTGGAACGGCAAGCCGGTGAAGTTCGTCGTGGGGATCGCGGGCAAGGGCAAGGAGCACCTCGGCATCCTGGCCAAGATCGCGAAGGTCTTCGGCGACAAGGAGCAGGTGGCGCAGCTCGAATCCGCCGCGACGGTCGACGAGATCCTCGACATCCTCGGGAAGGTCAACGCATGA
- a CDS encoding TetR/AcrR family transcriptional regulator yields the protein MRDDVTDLAGEAQGPPTPAPSPRERILRAALDLVADSGGSPVSTRQITERAGVTAPTLYHHFGDKDGLMGAVVARGFEEFMGREGSIERSESPIHDIKGLWDVHVEFGVTHEQLYVLMFGAGTGLRPAVVVEAERLLERELSRLAVAGQLAVPPGEAARAVLASNIGVTLMLIAESSETPAAAEARVKALVASPLSTQTRNAVLRSVLIDPSIVDTPHAGASAGGDGQPSYVAAAIALNATLQSSHPDQLSGTEMKLFLEWLHRLSTTPAAAPDRPLDPEQTG from the coding sequence ATGCGTGACGATGTGACGGACCTCGCAGGAGAGGCCCAGGGTCCACCGACCCCGGCTCCCTCCCCGAGGGAGCGCATCCTCCGGGCGGCCCTCGACCTCGTGGCCGATTCCGGCGGAAGCCCCGTCTCGACTCGGCAGATCACCGAGCGAGCGGGCGTGACGGCACCCACGCTGTACCACCACTTCGGCGACAAGGACGGCCTCATGGGGGCCGTCGTGGCGCGGGGGTTCGAGGAATTCATGGGCCGCGAAGGAAGCATCGAGCGGTCCGAATCGCCGATCCATGACATCAAGGGGCTCTGGGACGTCCACGTTGAATTCGGCGTGACGCACGAGCAGCTCTACGTGCTCATGTTCGGCGCGGGAACAGGGCTGCGGCCCGCCGTCGTCGTGGAAGCCGAGCGGCTCCTCGAGAGGGAGCTCAGCCGCCTCGCCGTCGCAGGACAGCTCGCCGTTCCACCCGGCGAGGCAGCGAGGGCCGTCCTCGCGTCCAACATCGGAGTGACCCTCATGCTCATCGCCGAGAGCTCCGAGACCCCTGCTGCGGCGGAGGCACGCGTCAAGGCCCTCGTCGCCTCGCCCCTATCGACTCAGACCCGTAACGCGGTGCTGCGTTCGGTACTCATAGACCCCAGCATCGTCGATACACCTCACGCCGGAGCGTCGGCCGGAGGGGACGGGCAGCCGAGCTACGTGGCCGCCGCCATCGCCCTCAACGCGACACTCCAGTCCTCGCATCCGGACCAGCTGTCCGGGACCGAGATGAAGCTCTTCCTGGAATGGCTCCACCGGCTCTCGACGACGCCCGCCGCCGCGCCGGACCGGCCGCTCGATCCAGAACAGACGGGCTGA
- a CDS encoding putative PEP-binding protein, which translates to MDQFHGVGVTPRRVVGRVRQMPAPVSEPGVGSGLGAGATVEGEGERIRAASRAVQGALKARAAAASGDARGVLEATALMAADPVLVKGAVKLLDPGADGGGRSAERAVWESGAAVAAKLKSLGGYMAERAADVLDVRARIVAELRGLPAPGIPESVEPFVLAAHDLAPADTATLDPGRVIALITSGGGPQSHTAILARSLGLPAVVAAPGVEGIPDGTEVYVDGAAGTVQTGPGQPERDAAAAWAVAAAALAGGFAGANRLADGHPVPLLANVATGADAAKAAAAGAEGVGLLRTEFCFLDRDTEPSHAEQVAAYTAVFAQFPGKKVVIRTLDAGADKPLPFLTNTEEPNPALGVRGYRTDWTSPGVLARQLAAIAQAAAQSEAEVWVMAPMIATTEEAAHFTALAKDAGLPTAGVMVEVPSAALTSGHILARTDFASLGTNDLTQYAMAADRMLGPLAHLNDPWQPAVLHLIKATCDGAAAATAATGTPKPVGVCGEAAADPALAAVLVGLGVTTLSMSPRALTAVNRVLATITLHQAQTLAEAALTAPDAHTARTGARSHLPILNELGL; encoded by the coding sequence ATGGATCAGTTTCACGGTGTCGGTGTGACTCCGAGGCGGGTTGTGGGGCGGGTGCGGCAGATGCCGGCGCCGGTGTCGGAGCCTGGTGTGGGGTCGGGTCTGGGCGCGGGTGCGACGGTGGAGGGTGAGGGCGAGCGGATCCGGGCGGCGTCCAGGGCTGTCCAGGGTGCGTTGAAGGCCCGTGCCGCGGCGGCGTCGGGGGACGCGAGGGGCGTGCTGGAGGCCACTGCCCTGATGGCCGCGGACCCGGTGCTGGTCAAGGGCGCCGTGAAGCTGCTGGACCCGGGCGCCGACGGCGGGGGCCGGTCGGCGGAGCGGGCCGTGTGGGAGTCCGGGGCGGCGGTGGCGGCGAAGCTGAAGTCCCTGGGCGGGTACATGGCCGAGCGGGCCGCGGACGTCCTGGACGTCCGGGCCCGGATCGTCGCGGAGCTGAGGGGCCTGCCGGCCCCGGGGATCCCGGAATCGGTGGAGCCGTTCGTGCTGGCCGCGCACGACCTGGCCCCGGCGGACACGGCCACCCTGGACCCGGGAAGGGTCATCGCCCTGATCACCTCCGGCGGGGGCCCGCAGTCCCACACCGCGATCCTGGCCCGGTCCCTGGGCCTGCCCGCGGTCGTGGCCGCGCCCGGGGTCGAGGGCATCCCGGACGGGACCGAGGTCTACGTCGACGGCGCCGCCGGGACCGTGCAGACCGGGCCTGGGCAGCCGGAGCGGGACGCCGCGGCGGCGTGGGCGGTGGCCGCCGCGGCCCTGGCCGGCGGGTTCGCCGGGGCCAACCGGCTCGCGGACGGGCACCCCGTGCCCCTGCTGGCCAACGTCGCCACCGGGGCGGACGCGGCCAAGGCCGCCGCGGCCGGGGCGGAGGGCGTGGGCCTGCTGCGCACCGAGTTCTGCTTCCTGGACCGGGACACCGAGCCCTCCCACGCCGAGCAGGTCGCCGCCTACACCGCGGTCTTCGCCCAGTTCCCCGGGAAGAAGGTCGTCATCCGCACCCTGGACGCCGGCGCGGACAAGCCCCTGCCCTTCCTGACCAACACCGAGGAGCCCAACCCCGCCCTCGGCGTGCGCGGGTACCGCACCGACTGGACGAGCCCGGGCGTCCTGGCCCGCCAGCTCGCCGCGATCGCCCAGGCCGCCGCACAGAGCGAGGCCGAGGTGTGGGTCATGGCCCCCATGATCGCCACCACCGAGGAGGCCGCGCACTTCACGGCGCTGGCGAAGGACGCCGGCCTGCCCACCGCCGGGGTCATGGTCGAGGTCCCCTCCGCGGCCCTGACCTCCGGGCACATCCTGGCCCGCACGGACTTCGCGTCCCTGGGCACCAACGACCTCACCCAGTACGCCATGGCCGCGGACCGCATGCTCGGGCCCCTGGCCCACCTCAACGACCCCTGGCAGCCCGCCGTCCTGCACCTGATCAAGGCCACCTGCGACGGCGCCGCCGCCGCCACCGCCGCCACCGGCACCCCCAAGCCCGTCGGGGTCTGCGGGGAAGCCGCCGCAGACCCCGCCCTGGCAGCGGTCCTGGTCGGACTCGGCGTCACCACCCTGTCCATGTCCCCCCGCGCCCTCACCGCCGTCAACCGCGTCCTGGCCACCATCACCCTCCACCAGGCCCAGACCCTCGCCGAGGCGGCCCTCACCGCCCCCGACGCCCACACCGCCCGCACCGGCGCCCGCTCACACCTGCCCATCCTGAACGAACTCGGCCTCTGA